From a region of the Mycobacterium intracellulare ATCC 13950 genome:
- a CDS encoding class I SAM-dependent methyltransferase produces MARSEGDTWDLANSVGATATMVAAARAAATRRPQPVITDEFAEPLVRAAGLDLFTKLATGELDSSDIEEGVGFSRFVDTFAARALFYDDYFAAAGQAGLRQVVIVASGLDSRAYRLPWPAGTTVYEIDQPEVIAFKTATLAEIGAAPTAELRTVGIDLREDWPAALQASGFDPSKPTAWLAEGVLIGFLPPDAEVRLLDAIIPLSSEGSRFAADFGAVAGTSPEALEKSRLMAEGWRRQGLDLDITALTYPGEHTDVAAHLRANGWETTEFRLSDLFSAAGLPDLGEAEHQAPAATISFVRAVRT; encoded by the coding sequence ATGGCACGAAGCGAGGGCGACACCTGGGACCTGGCCAACAGCGTGGGCGCCACCGCCACCATGGTGGCCGCGGCCCGGGCGGCCGCCACCAGGCGGCCGCAACCGGTCATCACCGATGAATTCGCCGAGCCGCTGGTGCGCGCCGCCGGCCTGGACCTGTTCACAAAGCTGGCAACCGGCGAACTCGATTCCTCCGACATCGAAGAAGGGGTCGGGTTTTCGCGGTTCGTCGACACCTTCGCCGCCCGGGCGCTGTTTTACGACGACTACTTCGCCGCGGCCGGGCAGGCCGGCCTACGCCAGGTCGTGATCGTGGCGTCGGGGCTGGATTCCCGCGCCTACCGGCTGCCGTGGCCCGCGGGGACGACGGTGTACGAGATCGATCAGCCCGAGGTGATCGCGTTCAAGACCGCCACGCTGGCCGAGATCGGCGCGGCCCCAACCGCCGAGCTGCGCACCGTGGGTATCGATCTGCGCGAGGATTGGCCGGCGGCCCTGCAGGCGTCGGGCTTTGACCCGAGCAAGCCGACGGCGTGGCTGGCCGAGGGAGTGCTGATCGGGTTCCTTCCGCCCGACGCCGAGGTGCGGCTGCTGGATGCCATCATTCCGCTGTCCAGCGAGGGCAGCCGGTTCGCCGCCGATTTCGGGGCCGTGGCCGGCACGTCGCCGGAAGCGCTGGAGAAATCCCGGCTCATGGCCGAGGGGTGGCGACGGCAGGGGCTCGACCTGGACATCACCGCGTTGACCTATCCGGGGGAGCACACCGACGTGGCCGCGCATCTGCGGGCCAACGGATGGGAGACCACCGAATTCCGGCTCTCCGACCTGTTTTCGGCGGCGGGCCTGCCGGACTTGGGGGAAGCCGAGCACCAGGCGCCCGCCGCCACGATCAGCTTCGTCCGCGCGGTGCGGACCTGA
- a CDS encoding enoyl-CoA hydratase/isomerase family protein produces MPSVNLETLEDNIACITLNRPERLNAIDGSLIDGVDDALDALSAGEFRVAILTGAGRGFCAGADLSGTGQPWTQNKPTTPAFKVTYDAQVRLANLYTRIYELDIPVIAAVNGVAVGGGLAFTLVSDIRVASDQARFGSVFIKAGFSSMDMGTSYLLPKIVGAGVARELMLTGRIIDAAEAYRIKLVHEVVAPDDLMPAALRLARSIAENNAYGVWQTKIGLNAALDAPSLRHAIEIENRTQVLSGFTNNPVEAAKAHQEKRAPRWDPL; encoded by the coding sequence ATGCCTTCAGTGAACCTGGAAACCCTCGAGGACAACATCGCCTGCATCACCCTGAACCGGCCCGAACGCCTCAACGCGATCGATGGGTCGTTGATCGACGGCGTCGACGACGCGTTGGACGCGCTCAGCGCGGGCGAGTTCAGGGTGGCGATCCTGACGGGTGCCGGACGCGGATTTTGCGCCGGAGCGGATTTGAGCGGCACCGGGCAGCCGTGGACGCAGAACAAGCCGACCACCCCGGCGTTCAAGGTCACCTACGACGCTCAGGTCCGGCTGGCCAACCTGTACACCCGGATCTACGAGCTGGACATCCCGGTGATCGCGGCGGTCAACGGTGTCGCCGTCGGGGGCGGCCTGGCGTTCACGTTGGTCAGCGACATCCGGGTCGCCTCGGATCAGGCCCGGTTCGGTTCGGTGTTCATCAAGGCCGGCTTCTCGTCGATGGACATGGGCACCAGCTACCTCCTGCCGAAGATCGTCGGCGCCGGCGTGGCACGCGAACTCATGCTCACCGGCCGCATCATCGACGCGGCCGAGGCCTATCGCATCAAGCTGGTGCATGAGGTGGTCGCGCCCGACGACCTGATGCCAGCCGCGCTGAGGCTGGCCCGCTCGATCGCCGAGAACAACGCTTATGGCGTGTGGCAGACGAAGATTGGGCTCAATGCCGCGCTGGACGCACCCAGCCTCCGCCATGCCATCGAGATCGAGAACCGCACTCAGGTCCTCAGCGGTTTCACCAACAACCCGGTTGAGGCCGCCAAGGCTCACCAGGAGAAGCGCGCGCCCAGGTGGGATCCGCTGTGA
- a CDS encoding LLM class flavin-dependent oxidoreductase, translated as MRFTYAEAMTDFRFYVPLAKAAEAAGYDAMTIADSIAYPFESDSKYPYTPDGNREFLDGKEFIETFVLTSALGAVTSKLRFNFFVLKLPIRPPALVAKQIGSLAAMTDNRVGFGVGTSPWPEDYELLGVPFAKRGKRMDECIEIIQGLTSGEYFEFHGEFYDIPKTKMTPAPTKPVPILIGGHADAALRRAARLDGWMHGGGDPEELDQLLAKLKCFREEAGTTGPFEIHVISADAYTPDGIKRLEDKGVTDVIVGFRIPYIKGKDTEPLENKIRNLEMFAENVIAKL; from the coding sequence GTGCGGTTTACCTACGCAGAGGCGATGACTGACTTTCGGTTCTACGTCCCGCTGGCCAAGGCGGCCGAGGCGGCCGGCTACGACGCCATGACGATCGCCGACAGCATCGCCTACCCGTTTGAATCCGACTCGAAGTACCCCTACACCCCGGACGGCAACCGCGAGTTCCTGGACGGCAAGGAGTTCATCGAAACCTTCGTGCTGACATCGGCATTGGGGGCGGTCACCTCGAAGCTGCGGTTCAATTTCTTCGTCCTCAAGCTGCCCATCCGGCCGCCGGCGTTGGTGGCCAAGCAAATTGGGTCGCTCGCCGCGATGACCGACAATCGGGTGGGTTTCGGTGTGGGCACCAGCCCGTGGCCCGAGGACTACGAACTGCTGGGAGTCCCGTTCGCCAAGCGCGGCAAGCGGATGGACGAATGCATCGAGATCATCCAGGGCCTCACCTCCGGTGAGTACTTCGAATTTCACGGCGAGTTCTACGACATTCCCAAGACCAAGATGACGCCCGCGCCCACCAAGCCCGTCCCGATCCTGATCGGCGGTCACGCCGACGCGGCGCTGCGGCGCGCGGCCCGCCTGGACGGCTGGATGCACGGCGGCGGTGACCCCGAAGAACTCGACCAGCTGCTGGCCAAGCTCAAGTGTTTCCGCGAAGAAGCCGGCACGACCGGGCCTTTCGAGATCCACGTCATCTCCGCCGACGCCTACACCCCCGACGGCATCAAGCGGCTCGAGGACAAGGGCGTCACCGACGTCATCGTCGGCTTCCGCATCCCCTATATCAAGGGCAAGGACACCGAGCCGCTGGAGAACAAGATCCGCAACCTGGAGATGTTCGCCGAGAACGTGATCGCGAAGCTTTAG
- a CDS encoding STAS domain-containing protein, translating to MSPVAESASSLAVATRTDDSIAVLTVDGVLDAANSTALRDRLIKATSDAASAVILDVSGLKLNAEPAWSTFMGAYWQIGSAAHVPIVFVCSNRATREAITRSGIAHFMPVYSSQKAAMKSLGQNGRRAVRRADAQLPADLTSLRESRRLVREWLTTWSQAKLIPVALVVVNVFVENVLEHTAGVPVMRLEAQGTTATIAVSDASNTPAVRLPSPAKGIDVSGLAIVDALSRTWGSTPTGSGKTVWAVIGPENQL from the coding sequence ATGAGCCCGGTGGCTGAGTCGGCCAGCTCACTGGCCGTCGCGACGCGAACGGATGATTCGATCGCCGTTCTGACCGTCGACGGCGTGCTTGACGCCGCCAATTCCACCGCACTGCGCGACCGCCTCATCAAGGCGACATCCGACGCGGCTTCCGCCGTCATCCTCGACGTCTCCGGCCTCAAGCTGAACGCCGAACCGGCATGGTCGACCTTTATGGGCGCCTACTGGCAGATCGGCAGCGCGGCCCACGTTCCGATCGTCTTCGTCTGCAGCAATCGGGCGACCCGCGAGGCGATTACGCGCAGCGGGATCGCGCACTTCATGCCGGTGTATTCGAGCCAGAAGGCGGCGATGAAGTCGCTCGGGCAGAACGGCCGTCGTGCCGTGCGGCGCGCCGACGCGCAGCTGCCCGCCGACCTGACCAGCCTGCGCGAGTCGCGGCGGCTGGTCCGCGAGTGGCTCACCACGTGGTCGCAGGCCAAGCTCATCCCCGTCGCGTTGGTGGTCGTCAACGTGTTCGTGGAGAACGTGCTGGAACACACCGCCGGCGTCCCGGTGATGCGGCTCGAGGCGCAGGGCACGACGGCGACCATCGCGGTCTCCGATGCCAGCAACACGCCCGCCGTGCGGCTTCCGTCTCCAGCGAAGGGCATCGACGTCTCCGGCCTGGCGATCGTCGACGCGTTGTCCCGCACGTGGGGCAGCACGCCGACGGGGTCCGGCAAGACGGTGTGGGCGGTCATCGGCCCCGAGAACCAGCTCTGA
- a CDS encoding DUF4873 domain-containing protein: MPHLDGRDEFRGESFHSAAWEPAFDPSGKRIAVIGTDAAAGYHLGPLVEAAASVTVFARAPRRVVTEVPLWSTRVARWLRRHTRPSASRPSVVIASSAVETVTPSGVRTGDGVHHSVDAIVYGTGFSIADHVADETLTGAGGLPIREAWHDGMEPFCGVAVRGFPNYFFITGPDPDAQARYIVECLKLMQRTGSRGIEVRASSQHVFNERAQLRPIEPPPAASAFDLSASAPASDDAYDGTATLEIAGSRHPVRVRLTGHLDPIDGRYHWQGTVFGSPSDNLKQARTATLTVGERSAPARIVERTPWGTHSVAGVGAPPYALSIG, from the coding sequence GTGCCGCACCTTGACGGGCGTGACGAGTTTCGCGGCGAGTCGTTTCACTCGGCGGCGTGGGAGCCGGCGTTTGACCCGTCCGGCAAGCGCATCGCGGTCATCGGCACCGATGCCGCTGCCGGCTACCACCTCGGCCCGCTGGTCGAAGCCGCGGCATCCGTCACCGTCTTTGCCCGCGCACCCCGCCGTGTGGTCACCGAGGTGCCGCTGTGGTCTACCCGCGTCGCGCGCTGGCTGCGCCGCCACACCCGCCCGAGCGCGTCGCGGCCGTCGGTGGTGATCGCTTCGTCGGCGGTCGAGACGGTGACCCCGTCGGGGGTGCGCACCGGCGATGGTGTCCACCACAGCGTCGACGCCATCGTCTACGGCACCGGATTCTCGATCGCCGATCACGTCGCCGACGAGACGCTGACCGGCGCGGGAGGGCTGCCCATCCGAGAGGCCTGGCACGACGGCATGGAGCCGTTCTGCGGGGTGGCGGTGCGCGGGTTCCCCAACTACTTCTTCATCACCGGTCCCGACCCGGACGCGCAAGCCCGCTACATCGTGGAGTGCCTAAAGCTCATGCAGCGCACGGGCAGCCGCGGCATCGAGGTGCGCGCCAGCAGCCAGCATGTCTTCAACGAACGCGCCCAGCTGCGACCGATCGAGCCGCCACCGGCGGCGTCCGCCTTCGACCTATCGGCCAGCGCGCCTGCCAGCGACGACGCCTACGACGGCACCGCCACGCTGGAGATCGCCGGAAGCCGTCATCCGGTACGGGTCCGGCTCACCGGCCATCTGGACCCGATCGACGGTCGCTACCACTGGCAGGGAACCGTGTTCGGTTCGCCGTCCGACAACCTCAAGCAGGCGCGGACGGCCACGCTGACGGTGGGTGAGCGCAGTGCGCCGGCGCGCATCGTCGAACGGACACCCTGGGGCACGCACTCGGTTGCGGGCGTGGGCGCTCCCCCCTACGCGCTGAGCATTGGGTGA
- a CDS encoding AurF N-oxygenase family protein yields MTTSLKPGGPSREEFSERLLKGSVKKSYEPVVDIDWDAPLDPDKFYLPPRFVSLYGTPMWDEMTREQQIELSRQELVNTLSAGIWFENMLNQSLLRTILHEDPTSNSTHYKLTELGDETRHMVMFGKAIERVGAKPVRPRLFHRMIINLLPLAFQRGSMLWVAALIGEEIFDSLQRQMMDDPELQPIIQRLMRIHVTEEARHIQFARDGARKRVAEMPRFNRWFMANINGLGGYFFNYLFSNPVPYARTGLDPQRARKTARTSPHRRDVQVAGFAPLAAFLTEVGLMGRFARRGWKRSRFL; encoded by the coding sequence ATGACCACGTCGCTGAAGCCAGGTGGGCCGAGCCGTGAAGAGTTCTCCGAGCGCTTGCTGAAGGGCTCGGTCAAAAAGTCGTATGAGCCCGTCGTCGACATCGACTGGGACGCTCCGCTCGACCCGGACAAGTTCTATCTGCCACCGCGGTTTGTGTCGCTGTACGGCACCCCGATGTGGGACGAGATGACCCGCGAACAGCAGATCGAGTTGTCCCGCCAGGAATTGGTCAACACCCTCTCGGCCGGGATCTGGTTCGAGAACATGCTCAACCAGTCGTTGCTGCGCACGATCCTGCACGAAGACCCGACCAGTAACTCGACGCATTACAAGCTGACCGAACTGGGCGACGAGACCCGTCACATGGTCATGTTCGGCAAGGCCATCGAGCGCGTCGGCGCAAAACCGGTGCGCCCCCGGCTGTTTCACCGGATGATCATCAACTTGCTTCCGCTGGCGTTTCAGCGCGGGTCGATGCTGTGGGTGGCCGCCCTGATCGGCGAGGAGATCTTCGACTCGCTGCAGCGGCAGATGATGGACGACCCCGAGCTGCAGCCAATCATTCAGCGGCTCATGCGCATCCACGTGACCGAAGAGGCGCGTCACATCCAATTCGCGCGCGACGGCGCGCGCAAACGCGTCGCCGAAATGCCCCGGTTCAACCGCTGGTTCATGGCCAACATCAACGGGCTGGGCGGCTACTTCTTCAACTATCTGTTCAGCAACCCGGTCCCTTATGCGCGAACGGGTCTCGACCCGCAGCGGGCCCGAAAGACCGCGCGCACCAGCCCGCATCGCCGTGACGTTCAGGTCGCCGGCTTCGCACCACTGGCGGCGTTTCTCACCGAGGTAGGCCTGATGGGCCGCTTCGCGCGCCGCGGCTGGAAGCGCAGCAGGTTTCTGTGA
- the cobF gene encoding precorrin-6A synthase (deacetylating), whose translation MGRHIHVIGIGAGDPDYVTVQAIEALNDTQAFFAMDKGDQKSDLVALRREICARFIREPGYRFVELPDPKRADHAEYRDAVAEWHAARAQIWADAISAELGPHGVGAFLAWGDPSLYDSTLRILDAVAAQVDFTFDVIPGITAIQALTARHRIPLNGVGEPVLITTGRQLRAHGLAGDAVVMLDADCSFQTCPPKTRIWWGAYLGTDDELLIAGTVGEVGPRIVSQRAEARARHGWIMDTYLLRPAD comes from the coding sequence TTGGGCCGGCACATCCACGTCATCGGCATCGGCGCCGGCGATCCCGACTATGTGACCGTGCAGGCGATCGAGGCGCTCAACGACACGCAGGCGTTTTTCGCGATGGACAAGGGCGACCAGAAAAGCGACCTGGTGGCGCTGCGCCGCGAGATCTGCGCCCGGTTCATCCGCGAACCGGGCTACCGGTTCGTCGAGCTGCCCGACCCCAAGCGCGCAGATCACGCCGAGTACCGCGACGCCGTCGCGGAGTGGCATGCCGCGCGCGCGCAGATCTGGGCCGACGCCATCTCGGCCGAGCTGGGTCCGCACGGCGTCGGCGCATTCTTGGCCTGGGGCGACCCGTCGCTCTACGACAGCACGCTGCGCATCCTCGACGCTGTTGCCGCGCAGGTCGATTTCACGTTCGACGTGATCCCCGGCATCACCGCCATACAGGCGCTGACCGCCCGGCATCGCATCCCGCTCAACGGGGTCGGCGAACCCGTCCTGATCACCACCGGCCGGCAGCTGCGCGCGCACGGATTGGCCGGCGATGCGGTCGTGATGCTCGACGCGGACTGCTCGTTCCAGACGTGCCCGCCTAAGACCCGCATCTGGTGGGGCGCCTACCTGGGCACCGACGACGAACTGCTCATCGCCGGCACGGTCGGCGAAGTGGGACCCCGCATCGTTTCCCAGCGGGCCGAGGCGCGCGCCCGGCACGGCTGGATCATGGACACCTATTTGCTCCGACCGGCAGACTGA
- a CDS encoding zinc finger domain-containing protein, whose protein sequence is MPQIASLGPDALDLGPDDLARVLAGNTGRIKTVITDQKVIAGIGNAYSDEILHVAKISPFATAGKLSEKQLAALHDAMTTVLTDAVSRSVGQGAATLKGEKRSGLRVHARTGLPCPVCGDTVREVSFADKSFQYCPTCQTGGKVLADRRMSRLLK, encoded by the coding sequence ATCCCACAGATCGCCTCGCTCGGGCCGGACGCGCTGGACCTCGGCCCCGACGACCTGGCCCGCGTTCTGGCGGGCAACACCGGGCGGATCAAGACCGTCATCACCGACCAGAAGGTGATCGCCGGCATCGGCAACGCCTACAGCGACGAGATCTTGCACGTCGCGAAGATCTCGCCGTTCGCCACCGCCGGCAAGCTGTCCGAGAAGCAGCTCGCCGCATTGCACGACGCCATGACCACCGTGCTCACCGACGCGGTGAGCCGCTCCGTCGGCCAGGGCGCTGCCACGCTCAAGGGTGAGAAGCGCTCCGGATTGCGCGTGCACGCCCGCACGGGACTGCCCTGCCCGGTGTGCGGGGACACCGTGCGCGAAGTGTCATTCGCGGACAAGTCTTTTCAATATTGTCCGACGTGTCAGACCGGAGGCAAGGTCCTGGCCGACCGGCGGATGTCGCGTTTGCTGAAGTAG
- a CDS encoding SDR family oxidoreductase, whose translation MTRQKILITGASSGLGAGMARAFAAKGRDLALCARRTDRLEELKAELTQKYPGVTIAVAALDVNDHEAVPKVFAELSDELGGIDRIIVNAGIGKGAKLGSGKLWANKATLETNLVAALVQIETALEMFNKTGSGHLVLISSVLGNKGVPGVKAAYAASKAGLSSLRESLRAEYAKGPVKVSVIEPGYIESEMTAKSNSTMLMVDNETGVNALVAAMEREPGRAAVPWWPWAPLVQLMRVLPPQLTKMFA comes from the coding sequence ATGACTCGCCAGAAGATCCTCATCACCGGCGCCAGCTCCGGGCTGGGCGCCGGCATGGCGCGCGCCTTCGCCGCCAAGGGCCGCGACCTCGCCCTGTGCGCGCGTCGCACCGACCGGCTCGAGGAGCTCAAAGCCGAGCTGACGCAGAAGTATCCGGGCGTCACGATCGCCGTCGCCGCGCTGGACGTCAACGACCACGAGGCCGTCCCCAAAGTGTTTGCCGAACTCAGCGACGAGCTGGGCGGCATCGACCGCATCATCGTCAACGCCGGCATCGGCAAGGGCGCCAAACTCGGCTCCGGCAAGCTGTGGGCCAACAAGGCGACCCTCGAGACCAACCTGGTGGCCGCGCTGGTGCAGATCGAGACCGCGCTGGAGATGTTCAACAAGACCGGTTCGGGCCACCTGGTGCTGATTTCGTCGGTGCTCGGCAACAAGGGCGTGCCGGGCGTCAAGGCCGCGTACGCGGCCAGCAAGGCCGGCCTGAGCTCGCTGCGCGAATCGTTGCGCGCCGAATACGCCAAGGGACCCGTCAAGGTGTCGGTCATCGAACCCGGCTACATCGAGTCGGAGATGACGGCCAAGTCGAACAGCACAATGTTGATGGTGGACAACGAAACTGGCGTCAACGCGCTCGTCGCCGCGATGGAGCGGGAGCCCGGGCGGGCGGCGGTGCCGTGGTGGCCGTGGGCGCCGCTGGTGCAGTTGATGCGGGTGCTGCCGCCTCAGCTGACCAAGATGTTCGCCTGA
- the pgi gene encoding glucose-6-phosphate isomerase — protein MTSLHTLPDITATPAWDALRRHHERIGATHLRQFFDEDPDRGRELTVSVGDLYIDYSKHRITRETLRLLVDLARTANLEQRRDQMFAGVHINTSEDRAVLHTALRLPRDAELTVDGQNVVEDVHAVLDRMGDFTDRLRSGEWTGATGKRISTVVNIGIGGSDLGPVMVYQALRHYADAGISARFVSNVDPADLIATLADLDPATTLFIVASKTFSTLETLTNATAARRWVTDTLGDAAVAQHFVAVSTNKRLVDDFGINTDNMFGFWDWVGGRYSVDSAIGLSVMAAIGREAFADFLSGFHIVDRHFKTAPLESNAPVLLGLIGLWYSNFMGAQSRAVLPYSNDLARFAAYLQQLTMESNGKSTRADGSPVTTDTGEIFWGEPGTNGQHAFYQLLHQGTRLVPADFIGFSQPIDDLPTAEGDGSMHDLLMSNFFAQTQVLAFGKTAEEIAAEGTPADIVPHKVMPGNRPSTSILADRLTPSVLGQLIALYEHQVFTEGVIWGIDSFDQWGVELGKTQAKALLPVLTAEASPAPQSDSSTDALVRRYRSERGRTS, from the coding sequence ATGACGTCCCTGCACACCCTCCCCGACATCACCGCAACCCCCGCGTGGGACGCCCTGCGCAGGCACCATGAACGCATCGGCGCCACCCATCTGCGCCAGTTCTTCGACGAGGACCCCGATCGCGGCCGCGAGCTGACCGTCTCGGTCGGCGACCTCTACATCGACTACAGCAAGCATCGGATCACGCGAGAAACGCTGCGGCTCTTGGTCGATCTGGCCCGCACCGCCAACCTCGAACAGCGGCGCGACCAGATGTTCGCCGGTGTCCACATCAACACCTCGGAGGATCGGGCGGTGCTGCACACCGCGCTGCGGCTACCCCGGGACGCCGAACTGACCGTCGACGGTCAAAACGTCGTCGAGGACGTGCATGCCGTGCTGGACCGGATGGGCGACTTCACCGACCGGTTGCGCAGCGGTGAATGGACCGGAGCGACCGGCAAACGGATCAGCACCGTGGTCAACATCGGCATCGGCGGATCGGACCTCGGCCCGGTGATGGTCTACCAGGCCCTGCGCCACTACGCGGATGCGGGCATCTCGGCGCGCTTCGTCTCCAACGTCGACCCCGCCGACCTGATCGCCACCCTGGCCGACTTGGACCCCGCCACAACGCTTTTCATTGTGGCATCGAAGACGTTCTCGACTCTGGAAACCCTGACCAACGCCACCGCCGCGCGCCGCTGGGTGACCGACACCCTCGGCGACGCCGCGGTGGCCCAGCACTTTGTGGCCGTCTCCACCAACAAGCGCCTCGTCGACGACTTCGGGATCAACACCGACAACATGTTCGGGTTCTGGGATTGGGTCGGCGGCCGCTACTCGGTGGATTCGGCGATCGGCCTGTCGGTGATGGCCGCCATCGGCCGGGAAGCGTTCGCGGACTTCCTGTCCGGATTCCACATCGTCGACCGGCATTTCAAGACCGCCCCGCTGGAGTCCAATGCTCCTGTGCTGCTTGGCCTTATCGGCCTGTGGTATTCCAACTTCATGGGCGCGCAGTCGCGCGCGGTGCTGCCGTACTCCAACGACCTGGCGCGTTTCGCGGCCTACCTGCAGCAGCTGACCATGGAGTCCAACGGCAAGTCGACCCGCGCGGACGGCAGCCCGGTCACCACCGACACCGGTGAAATCTTTTGGGGCGAACCGGGAACCAACGGGCAGCACGCTTTCTATCAGTTGCTGCATCAGGGCACCCGGTTGGTGCCGGCCGACTTCATCGGCTTCAGCCAACCAATCGACGACCTGCCCACCGCCGAGGGCGACGGCAGCATGCACGACCTGTTGATGAGCAACTTCTTCGCGCAGACCCAGGTGCTGGCCTTCGGCAAGACCGCCGAGGAGATCGCCGCCGAAGGCACACCCGCCGATATCGTGCCGCACAAGGTGATGCCGGGGAACCGGCCGTCGACCTCGATCCTGGCCGACCGGCTCACCCCGTCGGTGCTGGGCCAGCTGATCGCGCTCTACGAGCATCAGGTTTTCACCGAGGGCGTCATCTGGGGAATCGACTCGTTCGACCAGTGGGGCGTGGAGCTGGGCAAAACTCAGGCCAAAGCCCTGCTGCCGGTGCTCACCGCCGAGGCCTCCCCGGCGCCGCAATCGGACAGCTCGACCGACGCCCTGGTCCGCCGCTACCGCAGCGAACGAGGCCGGACCAGCTAG
- a CDS encoding chorismate mutase — translation MSPEPTHHDEGAEAAGMNIETVETQGATDIDDLRLEIDRLDAEILAAVKRRTEVSQAIGKARMASGGTRLVHSREMKVIERYSELGPDGKDLAILLLRLGRGRLGH, via the coding sequence ATGAGTCCAGAACCCACACATCACGACGAAGGCGCGGAGGCAGCAGGGATGAACATCGAGACGGTGGAGACCCAAGGGGCCACCGACATCGACGACCTACGTCTCGAGATCGATCGGCTGGACGCCGAGATCCTCGCCGCGGTCAAACGGCGCACCGAGGTATCACAAGCGATCGGCAAGGCCCGGATGGCCTCCGGCGGGACGCGACTTGTCCACAGCCGCGAGATGAAGGTCATCGAGCGCTACAGCGAGCTCGGCCCCGACGGCAAGGACCTGGCGATACTGTTGCTGCGGCTGGGCAGGGGCCGGCTCGGTCACTGA